A stretch of Rhizobium glycinendophyticum DNA encodes these proteins:
- a CDS encoding helix-turn-helix domain-containing protein encodes MLFVPLSFLVALFLAVFLVRLLREGRDAWGTQGLFLALIVLHIVQSLLVGLRWGYGLLQVLVVLPVMASLIPALSYLAFRDLARERQGIARSDWPHLLPTLLVAAILIMARLPAGLGIPPALRIPVDLVLIASFLGYGLALFWLARLGPDGLVASRLDGTLRSYRALQLTGLALITSALTDIGISLDMLWSGGRYSPMVVSAATTLILFLLGLGAVTAGEEEAGEGGTEEERGERSGGGAQDRDGRGEAGQRGERPAGRATLEMATVSEATALSDANPAPGAAKPSSDDHRRIAADLDCLMTERRFWANPDLNLARLSRRLGLPARAVSEAVNRVHGVSVSHYVNNFRVAETCRLLSTTEMPITRILFEAGFLTKSNFNREFLRVTGLSPTDWRRRNRAETAAA; translated from the coding sequence ATGCTCTTCGTACCGCTCTCTTTTCTCGTCGCCCTGTTCCTCGCCGTCTTCCTTGTGCGCCTGTTGCGCGAGGGGCGTGACGCCTGGGGCACGCAAGGCCTCTTCCTCGCCTTGATCGTCCTGCACATCGTCCAGAGCCTGCTGGTCGGGCTGCGCTGGGGCTATGGCCTCCTGCAGGTCCTAGTCGTCCTGCCGGTCATGGCGAGCCTAATTCCGGCCCTCTCCTACCTCGCCTTCCGCGATCTCGCCCGGGAACGGCAGGGTATTGCGCGGAGCGACTGGCCGCATCTTCTGCCGACGCTCCTGGTCGCCGCGATCCTGATCATGGCACGCCTGCCGGCCGGTCTCGGGATTCCCCCTGCCTTGCGCATCCCCGTCGATCTCGTGCTCATCGCCAGCTTTCTCGGTTACGGTCTGGCGCTTTTCTGGCTCGCCCGGCTTGGGCCTGATGGCCTCGTCGCCTCCCGCCTTGACGGCACGCTGCGCTCCTATCGCGCCCTGCAACTGACGGGCCTCGCGCTGATCACCTCGGCTCTCACCGACATCGGGATCAGCCTTGACATGCTCTGGTCCGGCGGCCGCTATTCACCGATGGTCGTCTCGGCGGCAACGACGCTGATCCTGTTCCTGCTCGGCCTCGGCGCGGTCACCGCCGGCGAGGAAGAGGCGGGCGAGGGGGGCACCGAGGAGGAACGCGGCGAAAGGTCAGGCGGCGGCGCACAGGACCGTGACGGAAGAGGAGAGGCGGGCCAAAGAGGAGAGCGTCCGGCCGGGCGCGCGACGCTGGAGATGGCAACAGTCTCGGAGGCGACCGCCCTGTCCGATGCCAATCCCGCGCCAGGCGCCGCCAAACCGTCCAGCGACGATCACCGCCGCATTGCCGCCGATCTCGATTGCCTGATGACCGAACGACGCTTCTGGGCCAATCCGGATCTCAACCTCGCCCGTCTCTCCCGCCGCCTCGGTTTGCCCGCCCGCGCCGTGTCGGAAGCCGTCAACCGCGTGCACGGCGTCAGCGTCTCGCATTACGTCAACAATTTCCGCGTCGCCGAAACCTGCCGGCTGCTTTCGACAACGGAGATGCCGATCACCCGCATCCTCTTCGAGGCGGGCTTTCTCACCAAATCGAACTTCAACCGGGAATTCCTGCGTGTGACCGGCCTCAGCCCGACAGACTGGCGCCGGCGCAACCGAGCGGAGACGGCCGCTGCGTGA
- a CDS encoding MFS transporter, with the protein MHDIVADRPALGSRFHRLLLSSGLANLADGIGVVAWPWLASLITRDPLAIALVGVAQKLPWFLFALPSGVITDRFDRRRLVIAMDVLRFVTLITLSAVMLLPGMLPVIPVEDFPRDLLYALLLLSALIVGFAEVLRDNSAVTLLPAIVPHARLETANGRMGSLETVMNMMIGPPLAGLVIALALPLAFGLYGLAFAFAGLLILSIPGEFRTERPEPRHWVAEIREGTAYLFARPLLRDLALGLGVLNAIEVMLLMGLVLYAQEVMGLNSAEYGLLLTGLAVGGVIGGLLGEPILRRFGASACLRATIACCLIWALVVLLVPVPVLVWAALALSAVTGMVWNIITVSLRQRMIPPHLLGRVNSVYRFFGLGTMSLGVFLAGLSVTLAEHFMPRPQALGMPFILAAILSILLLAGLWTRVSPKALAAFDGR; encoded by the coding sequence ATGCATGATATCGTCGCCGACCGGCCCGCCCTCGGTTCCCGTTTCCACCGCCTTCTGCTCTCGAGTGGCCTTGCCAATCTCGCCGATGGCATCGGTGTGGTCGCCTGGCCCTGGCTCGCCTCGCTGATCACCCGCGATCCCCTGGCGATCGCGCTCGTCGGCGTCGCGCAAAAGCTGCCCTGGTTCCTCTTCGCGCTTCCCTCGGGCGTGATCACCGACCGCTTCGACCGCCGCCGTCTGGTCATCGCGATGGACGTCTTGCGCTTCGTCACCCTGATCACGCTCTCGGCGGTCATGCTGCTGCCCGGCATGCTGCCCGTCATTCCCGTTGAGGATTTCCCGCGCGACCTGCTTTATGCCCTGTTGCTGCTCTCGGCGCTTATCGTCGGCTTTGCCGAAGTCCTGCGCGACAATTCCGCCGTCACGCTGCTGCCGGCCATCGTGCCCCATGCGCGGCTCGAAACCGCCAATGGCCGCATGGGCAGCCTCGAAACCGTGATGAACATGATGATCGGCCCGCCGCTCGCCGGCCTCGTCATCGCCCTCGCGCTGCCGCTCGCCTTCGGGCTCTACGGCCTTGCTTTTGCCTTTGCCGGACTGCTGATCCTCTCGATCCCGGGAGAGTTCCGCACGGAGCGGCCGGAACCCCGCCATTGGGTCGCGGAAATCCGCGAAGGCACCGCCTATCTCTTCGCCCGTCCGCTGCTGCGCGATCTGGCGTTGGGTCTCGGCGTGCTGAACGCCATCGAGGTCATGCTGCTGATGGGGCTGGTGCTCTACGCCCAGGAGGTCATGGGCCTGAACTCTGCCGAATACGGCCTGCTGCTGACGGGGCTTGCCGTCGGCGGCGTCATCGGCGGCCTGCTCGGCGAGCCGATCCTCCGCCGCTTCGGTGCCTCCGCCTGCCTGCGCGCCACGATCGCCTGTTGCCTCATCTGGGCGCTGGTCGTGCTCCTGGTCCCCGTGCCCGTTCTGGTCTGGGCAGCACTCGCCCTCTCGGCCGTGACCGGCATGGTCTGGAACATCATCACGGTCTCGCTGCGCCAGCGCATGATCCCGCCACATCTGCTCGGCCGGGTCAACAGCGTCTACCGCTTCTTCGGCCTCGGCACCATGTCGCTCGGCGTCTTCCTGGCCGGCCTCAGCGTCACCCTCGCCGAACATTTTATGCCGCGCCCCCAGGCCCTCGGCATGCCCTTCATCCTCGCCGCCATCCTCTCCATCCTGCTGCTCGCCGGCCTCTGGACCCGCGTCTCGCCAAAGGCACTGGCGGCATTCGACGGGCGGTGA
- the recQ gene encoding DNA helicase RecQ, translated as MSTQPVTDPLFSPSDREGREGPLAVLKRVYGYPAFRGRQAEVVNHVVSGGDAVVLFPTGAGKSLCFQVPALCRPGVGVVVSPLIALMRDQVQALKGLGVRAAALNSTLSREEYVEMRRALDRGELDFLYVTPERTATPGFVEMMQGVQIALFAIDEAHCVSQWGHDFRPEYRELGKLADLFPGVPRLALTATADPHTRDDIIERLGLQDAAVFTTSFDRPNIAYEIVERDQPRQQLLRFLSRHKGSSGIVYCLSRAKVEEIANWLDDQGIRALPYHAGMDRAIRDANQDAFLKEEELCLVATVAFGMGIDKPNVRYVAHLDLPGSVEAYYQETGRAGRDGLPSEVWMAYGMADVIQRGRMIDEGGAADEVKRVERAKLNALLAICETPGCRRQAILKHFGESHAGGCGNCDTCLKPVETWDGLDAAIKALAAIYRTGERFGTGHLIDVLMGTENDKTIRFGHTDMPVFGAGKDLSSKTWQSVFRQLLAAGYIRVDHTAFGALKLEETARAVFKREVDVRFRKDRPTTGKAARGASASRTAHAKAGLDQADQELFEALRAKRMEIAKDQGVPPYVVFPDTTLIALATERPMDEDEMLGISGIGQSKLERYGDAFLEVITAYSR; from the coding sequence ATGTCGACTCAGCCCGTTACCGATCCCCTCTTCTCCCCCAGTGACCGCGAGGGCCGCGAGGGCCCTCTTGCCGTCTTGAAGCGCGTCTATGGCTATCCGGCCTTTCGCGGGCGGCAGGCGGAGGTGGTCAACCATGTCGTGTCCGGTGGCGACGCCGTGGTGCTGTTTCCGACGGGGGCCGGGAAATCGCTGTGTTTCCAGGTGCCGGCGCTCTGCCGGCCGGGGGTCGGCGTCGTGGTTTCGCCGCTGATCGCCCTGATGCGCGATCAGGTGCAGGCGCTCAAAGGTCTGGGGGTCAGGGCAGCGGCGCTCAATTCGACATTGTCTAGGGAGGAGTATGTCGAGATGCGCCGGGCGCTCGACCGGGGTGAACTCGACTTTCTCTATGTGACGCCCGAGCGGACCGCGACACCTGGGTTCGTCGAGATGATGCAGGGCGTCCAGATTGCACTGTTTGCGATTGATGAAGCGCATTGTGTGTCGCAATGGGGGCATGATTTCCGGCCGGAATATCGCGAACTCGGCAAGCTCGCCGATCTCTTTCCCGGCGTGCCACGTCTGGCGCTGACGGCGACTGCCGATCCGCATACGCGGGACGATATCATCGAGCGACTGGGGCTTCAGGATGCGGCCGTCTTCACCACCTCCTTCGATCGACCGAACATCGCCTATGAGATCGTCGAGCGCGACCAGCCGCGTCAGCAGCTCCTGCGTTTTCTCTCCCGCCACAAGGGATCGAGTGGCATCGTCTATTGCCTGTCGCGAGCCAAGGTGGAGGAGATCGCCAACTGGTTGGACGATCAGGGCATCCGGGCGCTCCCTTATCACGCCGGCATGGACCGGGCGATCCGCGACGCCAACCAGGATGCGTTTCTGAAGGAAGAAGAGCTCTGCCTCGTCGCCACGGTCGCCTTCGGGATGGGGATCGACAAGCCGAATGTGCGTTATGTCGCGCATCTCGACCTGCCCGGATCTGTGGAGGCCTATTACCAGGAGACCGGCCGCGCGGGGCGCGACGGTCTGCCGTCCGAGGTGTGGATGGCCTATGGCATGGCCGATGTCATCCAGCGCGGGCGGATGATCGACGAGGGTGGGGCTGCCGACGAGGTGAAGCGGGTGGAGCGGGCCAAGCTCAATGCGCTGCTCGCGATCTGCGAGACGCCGGGCTGCCGGCGTCAGGCGATCCTCAAACATTTCGGCGAGAGCCACGCCGGGGGCTGCGGCAATTGCGACACCTGCCTGAAGCCGGTCGAGACCTGGGACGGGCTCGATGCCGCGATCAAGGCGCTGGCGGCGATCTATCGCACCGGCGAGCGCTTCGGCACCGGTCATCTGATCGATGTGCTCATGGGCACCGAAAACGACAAGACCATCCGTTTCGGCCACACCGACATGCCGGTCTTCGGGGCGGGCAAGGACTTGTCCTCGAAGACCTGGCAATCGGTGTTCCGGCAGTTGCTCGCGGCCGGCTACATCCGGGTCGATCACACGGCTTTCGGAGCGCTGAAGCTTGAGGAGACGGCGCGGGCCGTGTTCAAGCGCGAGGTCGACGTGCGCTTCCGCAAGGACCGGCCGACGACGGGCAAGGCCGCGCGGGGAGCCAGCGCATCGCGCACGGCCCATGCCAAGGCGGGACTCGATCAGGCCGATCAGGAGCTGTTCGAGGCGTTGCGCGCCAAACGCATGGAGATCGCCAAAGACCAGGGCGTGCCGCCTTACGTGGTCTTTCCCGACACGACGCTGATTGCGCTCGCTACCGAACGGCCGATGGACGAGGACGAAATGCTCGGCATTTCCGGCATCGGCCAGTCAAAGCTGGAACGCTATGGCGATGCGTTTCTCGAGGTGATCACGGCCTATTCGCGGTGA
- a CDS encoding alpha/beta fold hydrolase: MSSRKVNANGLAMHVEERGEGPLILLAHGFPETSHAWRHQLAALAAAGFHAVAPDMRGYGETESPSEINRYSTLDLVGDLVGLLDSLERENAILVGNDWGSTIAWQAALLRPDRFKGVVAIGVPMMDNPPVPPTTLFPETPDARFYLLHFQEPGVAEAELERDIEATLRKILFAASRDAGPRQPGDDTPNPFSMVARDCGLLGPLPMPARLPAWLSEADLARYVAAFARSGFRGGLNYYRNLDANWNYQRALAGLKVQVPALYMVGEQDVGLSIPGMQEVIASMPRLVPELRKSVTIADCGHWAPQEKPDEVTAAILDFARSIHSGT, translated from the coding sequence ATGTCGTCGCGCAAAGTGAATGCCAACGGTCTTGCCATGCATGTCGAGGAGCGGGGTGAGGGGCCCTTGATCCTTCTCGCCCATGGATTTCCGGAAACCTCCCACGCCTGGAGACACCAACTCGCCGCGCTGGCCGCCGCGGGTTTCCACGCAGTTGCGCCCGATATGCGCGGCTATGGCGAGACGGAAAGCCCCTCCGAGATCAACAGGTATTCGACGCTTGATCTGGTCGGCGACCTGGTCGGTCTGCTGGATTCCCTTGAACGTGAGAACGCCATCCTCGTCGGCAATGACTGGGGAAGCACGATCGCCTGGCAGGCCGCCCTGCTGCGTCCGGATCGGTTCAAGGGCGTCGTGGCCATCGGCGTGCCGATGATGGACAACCCTCCGGTGCCGCCGACGACCTTGTTCCCGGAGACACCGGATGCCCGTTTCTATCTCCTCCATTTTCAGGAACCCGGGGTCGCCGAGGCCGAGTTGGAGCGCGATATCGAGGCCACGCTCCGCAAGATCCTCTTTGCCGCCTCCCGCGATGCGGGGCCACGACAGCCGGGGGACGACACGCCAAACCCGTTTTCCATGGTCGCGCGTGATTGCGGTCTGCTGGGGCCGCTGCCCATGCCCGCGCGGCTTCCCGCTTGGCTAAGCGAGGCGGACCTTGCCCGTTATGTCGCCGCATTCGCCCGAAGCGGTTTTCGCGGCGGCCTGAATTACTACCGCAATCTCGATGCCAACTGGAACTACCAGCGTGCACTCGCCGGTCTGAAGGTACAGGTTCCCGCCCTCTACATGGTGGGCGAACAGGACGTCGGCTTGAGCATTCCCGGCATGCAGGAGGTTATTGCGTCCATGCCCCGGCTTGTGCCGGAGCTCAGGAAGAGCGTAACGATTGCCGACTGCGGCCACTGGGCGCCGCAGGAGAAGCCGGATGAAGTCACCGCCGCAATCCTGGACTTCGCCCGATCCATCCACTCCGGAACTTGA
- a CDS encoding type II toxin-antitoxin system MqsR family toxin, producing MEKRIAHHDLTAVILLVRARKAAAFTKTAIDGGRQMGLTVAEMIDAVCALTPRHFFKSMTTYADSRVWQDVYHADTPVGKAYVKVTMRTDGAPVIQFKEL from the coding sequence ATGGAGAAACGGATCGCGCATCATGATCTGACCGCTGTCATCCTGTTGGTGCGGGCGCGCAAGGCTGCGGCTTTCACCAAGACCGCGATCGATGGTGGGCGGCAGATGGGACTGACCGTGGCAGAGATGATCGATGCCGTCTGTGCGCTCACGCCACGGCACTTCTTCAAGTCGATGACGACGTATGCCGACAGTCGCGTGTGGCAGGACGTCTACCATGCCGACACGCCGGTCGGGAAAGCCTATGTGAAGGTGACGATGCGCACGGATGGCGCGCCCGTCATTCAGTTCAAGGAGTTGTAG
- a CDS encoding cytochrome P450 — MNVQSRNRAREAQALEQTPAAGAIPRSPAFDETLSLLREGYGFLPRRFADLDTPIFRTRLMLRDVICMTGPAAAKLVYDDARLTRVGAMPQTVLRLLQDKGSVQQLDGPAHRHRKAMFVRMLMEDKGGLERLVAIFRRCFLERVPEWMRWGAVQLGAEMDIILFRTALAWTQAPLDADEVEADATLMADMVENAGHVRPRTLGTLMRRSALERRLRAKFRDIRRGRLVPMPDSPLAMLAGYRDAHGELLSPRVAAVELINLLRPIVAIGRYIVFAALRLERHPQWREILAEPDPERLSGFVEEVRRISPFFPFVGAVARAPFTWNGHRIRRGQWLLLDLYGNCHDEAVFREPDAFRPTRGLRHHETDYSFIPQGAGSASRGHRCPGEMATVEIMKEAVRLLTGTITYSVPEQDLSVSLLTVPTGPKEGFIITDVAWRAMPAV, encoded by the coding sequence ATGAACGTGCAGAGCAGGAACCGGGCGCGTGAGGCGCAGGCGCTCGAGCAGACGCCAGCGGCGGGCGCTATTCCGCGAAGCCCCGCCTTCGATGAAACGCTTTCCCTGCTGCGTGAAGGTTACGGCTTTCTGCCCCGGCGTTTCGCCGATCTCGATACACCGATCTTTCGCACGCGGCTGATGCTGCGGGACGTCATCTGTATGACCGGCCCGGCGGCGGCGAAGCTGGTTTATGACGACGCGCGCCTGACACGCGTCGGCGCCATGCCGCAGACCGTGCTTCGCCTGTTGCAGGACAAGGGCAGCGTGCAGCAACTGGACGGGCCGGCGCACCGGCATCGCAAGGCGATGTTCGTGCGCATGCTGATGGAGGACAAGGGCGGGCTGGAACGGCTCGTTGCGATCTTCCGCCGCTGTTTTCTGGAGCGCGTGCCGGAGTGGATGCGCTGGGGCGCGGTGCAGCTGGGCGCGGAAATGGACATTATTCTCTTTCGCACGGCCCTTGCCTGGACCCAGGCGCCACTCGACGCTGACGAGGTGGAGGCCGATGCCACGCTGATGGCCGACATGGTGGAGAATGCCGGCCATGTACGGCCACGCACTCTCGGCACGCTGATGCGGCGCTCGGCTCTGGAACGGCGGCTGAGGGCAAAATTTCGCGACATCCGCCGGGGCCGGCTGGTACCGATGCCGGATTCGCCGCTCGCGATGCTCGCAGGCTATCGCGATGCGCATGGAGAGCTGCTGTCACCGCGGGTGGCGGCGGTCGAACTGATCAACCTGCTCCGGCCGATCGTTGCGATCGGGCGCTATATCGTGTTTGCCGCCCTTCGCCTGGAGCGGCATCCGCAATGGCGCGAGATCCTGGCCGAGCCGGATCCGGAGCGGCTGTCCGGTTTTGTCGAGGAAGTGCGGCGGATCTCGCCTTTCTTCCCGTTTGTCGGGGCCGTGGCCCGTGCACCGTTTACCTGGAACGGACACAGGATCAGGCGCGGCCAATGGCTGCTGCTCGATCTCTACGGCAATTGTCATGACGAGGCGGTGTTTCGCGAGCCGGATGCCTTTCGCCCGACGCGGGGGCTCAGGCATCACGAGACGGACTACAGCTTCATTCCGCAAGGGGCGGGATCTGCCAGCCGCGGACATCGCTGCCCCGGCGAGATGGCGACGGTGGAGATCATGAAGGAAGCCGTGCGGCTGCTGACTGGGACGATTACCTACAGCGTGCCGGAGCAGGACTTGTCGGTGTCGCTGCTGACCGTGCCCACGGGCCCGAAGGAGGGCTTCATCATCACGGATGTCGCCTGGCGCGCGATGCCGGCCGTCTGA
- a CDS encoding type II toxin-antitoxin system MqsA family antitoxin — translation MVADCSSCGSVGGMARFENEAHDVVFRDLKTTVEGLSGWRCESCGEIEFDADSALRYAAAGDALVLQARRSVGEELRRIRKKLGLNQAQASALTGGGHNAFSRYETGKVIPSPAVINLFRLLDRYPEEARVLKRA, via the coding sequence ATGGTTGCCGATTGCAGCAGCTGTGGTTCTGTCGGAGGCATGGCCCGCTTCGAAAACGAGGCGCATGATGTGGTGTTCCGCGATTTGAAGACGACGGTCGAAGGCCTGTCTGGATGGCGCTGCGAGAGCTGCGGCGAGATCGAATTCGACGCCGATAGTGCCTTGCGATATGCCGCCGCGGGCGACGCGCTCGTGCTGCAGGCGAGACGCAGCGTCGGTGAGGAATTGCGGCGTATCAGGAAAAAGCTCGGCCTAAACCAGGCCCAGGCTTCGGCGCTGACCGGCGGTGGGCACAATGCGTTTTCCCGGTATGAAACCGGCAAGGTGATCCCCTCTCCTGCGGTGATCAATCTCTTTCGCCTGCTGGATCGGTACCCCGAGGAGGCACGGGTGCTCAAGCGGGCATAA
- a CDS encoding NADP-dependent oxidoreductase has protein sequence MPQTTSINRRFVLAERPQGEPTEGTLRLETDAVPDVGDGQMLLRTVFLSLDPYMRGRMSDAPSYAAPVEIGQTMVGGTVSRVVRSTLPGFNEGDWVVGFSGWQDYAVSDGKGVTPLGADPVHPSWALGVMGMPGLTAWAGLTQIGKPKAGETLVVGGATGPVGATVGQIGKILGLRVVGIAGGVEKCSHAVDVLGFDACVDYKSDGFAGQLALATPEGIDIYFENVGGKVFDAVAPRLNTRARIPLCGLISQYNATSLPDGPDRLGWLMGMFLKKRISVRGFIVFDDFGHLYPEFAKEMGGWVEAGRIKYREEMIDGLEEAPRAFIGLLRGEGFGKRVIRVGPDA, from the coding sequence ATGCCGCAAACGACCTCGATCAATCGCCGTTTCGTTCTGGCCGAGCGCCCACAAGGGGAGCCCACCGAGGGGACGCTGCGGCTGGAGACGGATGCGGTGCCGGACGTGGGCGATGGGCAGATGCTGCTTCGCACCGTCTTCCTGTCGCTCGACCCCTATATGCGCGGGCGGATGAGCGATGCGCCGTCTTACGCAGCACCCGTGGAGATTGGCCAGACCATGGTCGGCGGCACCGTGTCGCGGGTGGTCCGTTCGACGCTTCCAGGTTTTAACGAGGGCGACTGGGTCGTCGGTTTCTCCGGCTGGCAGGATTATGCCGTGTCGGATGGAAAGGGCGTGACGCCGCTTGGAGCCGATCCGGTGCATCCGTCCTGGGCGCTGGGTGTCATGGGCATGCCGGGGCTCACCGCCTGGGCGGGGCTGACACAGATCGGCAAGCCGAAGGCGGGTGAAACGCTGGTGGTGGGTGGTGCGACCGGGCCTGTTGGCGCGACCGTCGGGCAGATCGGCAAGATCCTCGGCCTTCGGGTAGTCGGCATTGCCGGCGGCGTGGAGAAGTGCAGCCATGCGGTTGACGTGCTCGGCTTCGATGCCTGCGTCGATTACAAGTCTGACGGCTTTGCCGGACAGCTGGCGCTCGCCACACCCGAAGGCATCGACATCTACTTCGAAAATGTCGGCGGCAAGGTGTTCGATGCGGTCGCGCCGCGGCTCAACACACGGGCACGCATTCCGCTCTGTGGGCTGATCTCGCAATACAACGCGACCTCGCTTCCCGATGGACCTGACAGGCTCGGCTGGCTGATGGGCATGTTCCTGAAGAAGCGCATCAGCGTGCGTGGCTTCATCGTCTTTGACGACTTCGGCCACCTCTATCCGGAGTTTGCCAAGGAGATGGGCGGCTGGGTCGAAGCCGGCAGGATCAAGTATCGCGAGGAGATGATCGACGGGCTCGAAGAGGCGCCGCGTGCCTTTATCGGCCTGTTGCGCGGCGAGGGCTTCGGCAAGCGGGTCATCCGCGTCGGCCCGGATGCCTGA
- the msrB gene encoding peptide-methionine (R)-S-oxide reductase MsrB, with protein sequence MTASTTAPKIAKSDAEWREQLTPEQYRILREHGTERPFTGPYWDNFQKGLYRCAACDEPLFVSDTKFDAGCGWPSYFEPVKPDAVTEHRDTAFGMVRTEIRCANCGGHLGHVFPDGPKPTGLRYCINGHSMVFEPME encoded by the coding sequence ATGACCGCTTCCACGACTGCCCCGAAGATTGCGAAGTCCGATGCCGAATGGCGCGAGCAACTGACGCCGGAGCAATACCGGATTCTCCGCGAACATGGCACCGAGCGCCCCTTTACCGGCCCCTATTGGGATAATTTCCAGAAAGGCCTCTATCGCTGCGCTGCCTGCGACGAGCCGCTGTTCGTCTCGGACACCAAGTTCGACGCCGGCTGCGGCTGGCCGAGCTATTTCGAGCCGGTCAAACCTGACGCCGTGACCGAGCATCGCGACACGGCCTTCGGCATGGTGCGCACCGAAATCCGCTGCGCCAATTGCGGCGGGCATCTGGGCCATGTGTTTCCGGACGGCCCGAAGCCGACGGGTCTGCGCTACTGCATCAACGGGCATTCGATGGTGTTTGAGCCGATGGAATGA
- a CDS encoding nucleoside 2-deoxyribosyltransferase produces the protein MPTALKLYLAGPEVFLPDARAILDAKAALTRAHGFEAICPGDLAIPPAPTKHQFGLNISEVDEGFMNRADGVIANLTPFRGIAADPGTVFELGYMCGAGKLVACYTNVADSHFKRSADFYAGDIHIAEDGRKRASDGTMLEDFEMIENLMLHGGVERRGGPVAVHAAEADRLWTDLTAFEQCLKTLAERR, from the coding sequence ATGCCCACCGCCCTGAAACTCTACCTCGCCGGCCCCGAAGTCTTCCTCCCCGACGCCCGCGCCATCCTCGACGCCAAGGCAGCGCTCACCCGCGCTCACGGCTTCGAGGCCATCTGCCCCGGCGACCTCGCCATCCCGCCGGCCCCGACCAAACATCAGTTCGGCCTCAACATCTCCGAGGTCGACGAGGGCTTCATGAACCGCGCCGATGGCGTCATCGCCAATCTCACTCCGTTCCGCGGCATCGCCGCCGATCCCGGCACGGTCTTCGAACTCGGCTATATGTGCGGCGCCGGCAAACTCGTCGCCTGCTACACCAATGTGGCAGACAGCCACTTCAAGCGCAGCGCCGACTTCTATGCGGGCGACATTCACATCGCCGAAGACGGCCGCAAACGCGCATCCGACGGCACCATGCTGGAAGACTTTGAGATGATCGAAAACCTGATGCTGCATGGCGGCGTCGAACGCCGCGGCGGCCCGGTGGCCGTGCATGCAGCGGAAGCCGACCGCCTCTGGACCGATCTCACCGCCTTCGAGCAATGCTTGAAGACGCTGGCGGAAAGGCGCTGA
- a CDS encoding RrF2 family transcriptional regulator, translated as MSDTRLSRMLHVLVHMHLLGGSETSDTISKMLNTNPVVVRRTMAALKDHGIVASSGGRSGGWRLARSASEITVEHVHHALQSGSAFSIALSKDHSSCPVESAVNRFLDRAMTDAETCLRRSFAAMTIDDFATQFV; from the coding sequence ATGTCCGACACCCGCCTTTCGCGAATGCTCCATGTTCTCGTCCACATGCATCTGCTAGGCGGCAGCGAAACGTCGGACACCATTTCAAAGATGCTCAATACCAATCCGGTTGTGGTGCGCCGGACGATGGCGGCCCTGAAGGACCACGGCATCGTGGCGTCCTCGGGAGGGCGAAGCGGCGGCTGGCGGCTGGCCAGATCTGCCAGCGAGATCACCGTCGAGCATGTGCACCATGCCCTGCAGAGCGGATCGGCATTTTCCATAGCCTTGTCGAAGGATCACAGCAGCTGTCCCGTCGAGAGCGCGGTGAACCGCTTTCTCGATCGGGCCATGACGGATGCGGAAACCTGTTTGCGCAGGAGCTTCGCCGCCATGACCATCGACGATTTCGCCACGCAATTCGTCTGA